In Tenrec ecaudatus isolate mTenEca1 chromosome 4, mTenEca1.hap1, whole genome shotgun sequence, a single window of DNA contains:
- the LOC142446862 gene encoding olfactory receptor 52A1-like produces MTSFNISYLDPRTVTLIGIPGLEHVQFWIGFPFFAVCLLALLGNIILLIIIPAERSLHQPMYIFLAVLAATDVGLCLAIAPKMLAIFWFDSSTMNFNACLVQLFFIHALQGMESGILLAMALDRYVAICDPLRHTSVLTPSVLTWMMVVVVIRATVLVGLLPTLIKRLHLFHSTVIAHSYCEHMAVVKLAAEDVRINKICGLFVGFTILGFDMIFIIISYILIFHAVFLLNQKEARLKAFNTCVPHIFVFLEFYILAFFSFFSHRFGHVVPSTHILLSTIYLLVPPALNPLVYGIKNKVICQRVARIFLLNSKFQ; encoded by the coding sequence ATGACATCCTTCAACATCTCCTATCTGGACCCCAGAACAGTGACTCTGATTGGCATCCCTGGACTAGAACATGTGCAGTTTTGGATTGGGTTTCCCTTCTTTGCAGTGTGCCTGCTTGCTCTCCTGGGAAACATAATTTTACTGATCATCATTCCTGCAGAACGCAGCCTGCATCAGCCCATGTACATTTTCCTGGCAGTACTAGCTGCCACTGATGTAGGGCTTTGCTTAGCCATTGCTCCCAAGATGTTGGCCATCTTCTGGTTTGACTCTAGCACCATGAACTTTAATGCTTGCTTAGTCCAGCTCTTCTTCATTCATGCCTTGCAGGGCATGGAATCTGGCATCTTGTTGGCCATGGCCTTGGACCGCTATGTTGCCATCTGTGATCCATTGAGACACACGTCTGTTCTTACGCCTTCTGTCCTCACgtggatgatggtggtggtggtgatcagGGCAACAGTACTGGTTGGCCTGTTACCCACGCTCATCAAAAGACTGCATCTTTTCCATTCCACTGTTATAGCCCATTCTtactgtgagcacatggctgtggTCAAGTTGGCTGCAGAAGATGTTCGAATCAACAAAATCTGTGGCCTGTTCGTTGGTTTCACAATTCTGGGCTTTGACATGATTTTTATCATCATATCCTATATCCTGATTTTCCATGCTGTTTTTCTTCTAAACCAAAAGGAGGCTCGACTCAAAGCCTTTAACACGTGTGTGCCTcatatttttgtctttcttgagTTTTATATCCTTGCTTTCTTCTCATTCTTCAGCCAccgttttggacatgttgtcccctcTACCCACATTCTTTTATCTACCATCTACCTTCTTGTGCCACCGGCACTCAACCCACTTGTTTatggaataaaaaataaagttatcTGCCAGCGGGTGGCACGGATTTTTCTTCTGAATAGTAAGTTCCAATAA